In a single window of the Arthrobacter sp. StoSoilA2 genome:
- a CDS encoding GlsB/YeaQ/YmgE family stress response membrane protein yields MGFFGFLLLGLLAGAIAKLILPGRQGGGWLVTLLLGVVGALLGGWIGGLIFGEGLTEFFAIRTWLLAIGGSIIVLLIYGLATGGRRAHHG; encoded by the coding sequence ATGGGTTTCTTTGGTTTTCTTTTGCTCGGCCTTTTGGCTGGGGCTATCGCAAAGCTTATTCTTCCGGGACGCCAGGGAGGCGGCTGGTTGGTCACCTTGCTGCTCGGCGTCGTCGGCGCCCTGTTGGGCGGCTGGATCGGCGGGCTGATCTTCGGCGAGGGCCTGACAGAATTCTTCGCCATTCGAACGTGGCTCCTGGCCATCGGCGGATCCATCATCGTTCTGCTGATCTACGGCCTGGCCACAGGAGGACGCCGGGCCCACCATGGCTGA
- a CDS encoding isochorismatase family cysteine hydrolase encodes MIAVLVIDMQNAFFEEPALKRRQEEVVAACNSLTSAARAAGANVLLVATQHERDKSTWSLNMLDDNQGFIFRGSEQANFVPGLVTADFPQMGKTRDSAFFGTDLGMRLRNWGVETVVLAGVSAHNCIAQTAADAFAHNIRVIYAAEAVATENPEAAEAVLRVLTREYRQRVLPLDEVLKLLKAP; translated from the coding sequence ATGATTGCTGTGCTGGTAATCGATATGCAGAACGCCTTTTTTGAGGAACCGGCCCTGAAGCGGCGTCAGGAAGAAGTTGTTGCTGCGTGCAACTCATTGACCAGTGCAGCGCGCGCTGCAGGGGCAAACGTGCTCCTGGTTGCTACTCAGCACGAGCGGGACAAGTCCACGTGGAGCCTGAACATGCTGGACGATAACCAAGGCTTCATCTTCAGGGGAAGCGAGCAGGCCAATTTCGTTCCAGGCCTGGTGACGGCCGACTTCCCGCAGATGGGCAAAACCCGCGACAGCGCGTTCTTCGGTACGGACTTGGGGATGCGCCTCAGGAACTGGGGTGTCGAAACTGTGGTTCTGGCCGGCGTCTCGGCCCACAACTGCATTGCCCAGACTGCTGCTGACGCTTTCGCCCATAACATTCGGGTGATCTATGCGGCCGAAGCCGTGGCAACAGAGAACCCGGAGGCTGCCGAGGCAGTCCTCCGGGTTCTTACCCGTGAATATCGTCAGAGGGTCTTGCCGCTTGACGAGGTGCTGAAACTCTTGAAGGCGCCCTAA